In the genome of Desulfolucanica intricata, the window AGTTAGCGAAAAAACCAATTACTATGTTAACGGCCTATGATTATCCTGTTGCTAAAATGTTGGATGCTTGTGGTATTGATGCTGTCTTAGTCGGAGATTCCGTGGGTAATGTGGTTTTGGGGTATGATTCCACCGTTCCGGTAACTATGGATGAGATGGTGCATCATGTTAAGGCTGTTTCCCGGGCGGTAAAAAGGGCTATGGTGGTGGCGGACATGCCTTTTTTATCGTATCACATTTCCAACGAAAAATCCCTTGAAAATGCCGGATCTCTTATGCAAGAAGCCGGCGCGCAAGCTCTTAAACTTGAGGGCGGCCAAGAGATTTGTGAGACTGTTCGTATTATGGTAAATGCAGGAATACCGGTAATGGGGCATTTAGGCTTGACCCCCCAATCAGTACATCAAATGGGAGGGTACCGGGTTCAAGGTAAGGATGAGAAGGCGGCTAAAAAGCTATTGCTTGACGCCCAGGCTTTAGTGGATGCCGGAGTTTTTTCGATTGTACTGGAATGTGTACCAACACCCCTTGCTAAAATGATTACGGAAAAAGTAGAAGTGGCTACTATAGGTATTGGTGCGGGTCCTTATTGTGACGGGCAGGTGCTGGTCACTCATGATATGCTGGGTCTTTACGGAGGTCAACCACCGAAATTTGTAAAAAAATTTGCAGATCTACATCAAAATATTATAGATGCCATTAAAGCTTATCGCGTAGAGGTACAAGCAGGGGATTTCCCTACACCGGACTACGGTTTTAATATGTCTCAAGATGTTTTGGAAAAATTAAATAAGTAGGTGGAATATAGTGGAGATTTGCAAAACAATAGCCCAAACCCGGGCTTATCTTCACCGGGCAAGATTAAATGGGTTAACAGTAGGGCTGGTTCCCACTATGGGTTATTTGCATGAAGGACACTTATCTTTAATGAGGGAATGTAAAAAGAAATGTGATGTTGTAGTGGTGAGTATTTTTGTTAATCCGCTGCAGTTTGGCCCCACGGAGGATTTTGCTCAATATCCCAGGGATTTGGAGCGAGATGCCAGGCTGGCTGAAACTGTCGGTGCAGATTTGATTTTTTGCCCTGAGCCATCGGAGATGTATCTGTCAAACCACAGTACCTTTGTGGAAGTAGAGAACTTAACGGATAAGATGTGCGGTAAGTCCCGGCCCGGCCACTTCCGGGGAGTAGCCACTGTTGTTACAAAATTATTTAATATTGTCCGGCCTGATTATGCTTTTTTTGGCCAAAAGGATGCTCAACAGGCACTGGTAATTCAAAAAATGGTTGAAGATTTAAATATGGGTATAGAAATAATTACCGTTCCGATAGTAAGGGAAGGAGATGGTCTTGCTAAGAGTTCCCGCAATGTATACTTGAGCCCGGAGGAGCGCCGGGCGGCGCCAGTGCTGTGGCGTAGTTTACAAGCTGCCAAAGCCGCAGTAAAAGAAGGGGAAAGGGATGTAATGAAAATACAAAATATAGTGCGGGATACCATTTCAGCTGAGCCGTTAGCCCAAATTGATTATATTGAAATTCTTAGTATACCCGATTTGAATGAGCTAACATATTTAAATACTCCGGTATTGTTGGCGTTAGCAGTACGTTTTGGGAAAACCCGATTAATAGATAATATTATTTTGGAGGCTTAAAGATGTTTTTAACCATGTTCAAATCAAAGATCCACCGGGCCACGGTTACGGAGGCCAATTTAAACTATATGGGTAGTATAACCATTGATCAAACCCTACTGGAGACAGCGAAAATTTATCCCCATGAAAAAGTGCAGGTGGTTAATAATAATAACGGGGCAAGATTTGAGACTTATGTAATTGCAGGACCAAAGGATTCCGGTGTAATCTGCCTAAACGGTGCTGCGGCCCGTTTAGTACAACCCGGTGATGAAGTAATCATTATTGCTTATACCATAATAGATGAACGAGAAGCGCGGGATTTTAAACCTACTGTAGTCTTTGTAAATCAAGACAATAAAGTAAAGCAGATAACAAACGGTGAAAATCATGGAGAGATTGGCCGGCTTTAACAGGTAATTGATTAATTAGGGTCAGAATAACTTTAAAATTAAATAAGGCAATTTAAACAGGAGATATAGAAAGTGCCGCTCTATTGGGCGGCATTTGTTTCTGTTTTTTGTTAACCATATTTATGACCCCGGTTGACAGTAGGCGGTTAAATAATTATAATATTTTCATAGGAGTGAAAAAAATTGAAGAATAAAATCTTAACCTTTTTAAAAAATTTTGAATCCCAATATATATCCGGAGAAGAAATATGCAAAAGCCTGGGGGTCTCCAGAACAGCGGTTTGGAAGCATATTCAAAGTTTGAAAGAAGAAGGATATATTATTGAATCTCAGCCCAGAAAAGGATATTGTTTAATGGAAACTCCGGATCGACTTTATCCGGAAGAAGTAAAAAGAGGTTTATTAACTGATACGATTGGTAGGGATATCAGGTATTTTGAACGGGTTGATTCAACCAATAATATAGCTAAGGATTTAGCCCGTCAGGGTGCTGCCGAGGGTACAGTGGTTGTAGCGGAAGAACAACTGGGAGGACGTGGGAGATTGGGACGCTCCTGGTGTTCTCCATATGGTAAGGGCGTTTGGATGTCGGTAGTTTTAAGGCCGGTAGTAAGACCGGAAGTTGCTTCACAAATTACAATCCTTACTGCGGTAGCCGTGGCCCGGGCCGTACGTTCGGTGTGCAGCATAGTTCCGGGTATTAAATGGCCGAATGATTTATATATGGCCGGAAAAAAACTATGTGGTATATTAACAGAGATGAGTGCCGAGCCGGACCGGGTTAATTATGTGGTTGTCGGTATAGGTATAAATACAAGTTCATTGGGCGATTCTGCTCCACCGGAAATAAGAAATAAGGTTACTTCTTTAGCAGATGGGACCGGTAAAGGTGTTTCTCGTATTATATTAATGCAAGAGATATTGAGGGAATTGGAAATTTGTTATCAAAGCTGGCAGGTAAAGGGTTTTCAGCATATTTTAGTGGAGTGGAAGGAACTGTGTCAAAGTTTACATCGTTCAGTGACGGTTGTTACTTTAAATGGTACTTTTTCCGGTTGGGCAGAGGATATAGATGACAGCGGTGCTCTTTTATTAAGATTATCTGACGGGAGAATTAAAAAATTTATATCAGGGGATGTTTGTAATTGATTTTTTACTTTTATAAGGTAGAGTGCCTGCGTCTGTTTAATAAGCTTATAGGGCACTTTTTTACAATTAAGGTTAACCGACCGCTTGTATGAAGTTGACGAGGAGGGGTAAGGTGAAATTCACACCCAGGGATATTACGTTAACGGCTATGTTTGCCGCTCTGACTGCCATAGTGGCGGTATTGGGGAGATTTGGAGTAACAGCAATAGTTCCGTTTAGTTTACAGCCGCTGGTTGCTTTGTTGGCGGGAGGGATTTTGGGGGCACGTTTGGGAGCTGTTAGTATGCTTGTCTATGTTTTGATGGGACTAATTGGTTTACCTGTATTTGAGAAAGTTCCTTTCGGTGGACCGGCATATGTTTTACAACCCACTTTTGGATTTTTGATTGGTTTAATTGCAGCGGCATACTTAACGGGTAAATTTTTAGAAGGTAAGCAGGACAAGGGTTTTTGGCATTATTATGGAGCTATGTTAATAGGGTTGGCAGTTATTTATTTGTTAGGACTTCCTTATCTGTATGCAGTATTAAATATATATCTGGGACAAATAATGTCTGTTTGGAGAGTATTAGAAATTGGTTTTATTCCGTTTATTGCTTTTGACCTGATTAAAGCAATCATTTCAGCAGTTATCGCCAAGCTTGTTTACAAGAGAATTAATCCCGTGATGGAAAAGCGCTGACTTTGTATAGTCAGCGCTTGTGTTTTATTTTTGTTTCCGTGGTTTTTGAAGACCTCTAAGTATGGAGATAGTGTTTTCAGCTTGTTCTAACAAAATGTTATCAAGAAGGTCGAGAATTTGAAAAATTTGTGGGTGTTTAACTTTATAAATTACTTTAAGACCATCTTTTTTAAAGGTTACTAAATCTAATTTTTTTAAAACAGCCAGGTGCTGTGAAATATTTGATTGTTCTATAGCTAAATTATCAATAATTTCACATACGCATTTTTCTCCCTCACGCAGGTTTGCTAATATCCTGACTCGTGTAGGGTGTGCAAGGGCTTTTAAAATTTCTGCTTTCATCTTGATGATGTTTTTTTCAACCATAAAAACTACCTCCCCTTTATAAAAGGAGTTATTAAATTACATTATTCTAATATTATAAGATTCCATGCTGCTATTGTCAATCAATCTGCCCGGTACTGCGGATAGGATGTGTTGCACCAAGGATATTGCTTTGTTAAAATTAAGAATAGTTTATAGCAGAGAGGGGAATTTATGAAATGCTTTTGGTATTTGATGTTGGAAACACGAACATTGTACTTGGTTTATATAAAGGAAAAAAACTAATTGAAAACTGGAGAATATCTACAGACCGCTGTCGTACTGTAGATGAATATGGGATTCTCTTGAGGGAATTATTTGCCAGTCATAATGTTTCTGCCGGGACCGTACGGGCAATTGCAATATCATCTGTGGTGCCGCCCTTAATGACCACTTTAGAGCAGACTTCATTAAAATATTTTAAAATTAAACCTTTATTTGTCGGGCCCGGCGTAAAAACCGGTTTGCCAATTAAGTATGATAATCCGAGGGAAGTTGGAGCGGATAGAATAGTGAATGCTGTAGCCGGATATGAACTATATGGAGGCCCGCTGATTATTGTTGACTTTGGTACTGCTACTACTTTCTGTGCAATATCAGAAAAAGGGGAGTATTTGGGTGGGGCAATTGCCCCGGGGATAGGTATATCGGCTGAGGCACTATTTACTCGGGCTGCTAAGTTATCAAGGGTTGATATAATCAGGCCCGAAGCAGCCATTGCTAAAAATACGATTAACAGTATGCAGTCAGGAATATACTATGGTTTTGTCGGACAAGTAAAGGAACTTATCAATAGATTTAAGCAGGAATTAGGGGAAAATTCCTATGTAGTGGCTACGGGTGGACTGGCATCGTTAATTGCAAAGGAGGCAAATAATATTGATAAGGTAGATCCGTTTTTAACCTTAACCGGTTTAAGAATTATATATGAACGGAACATGTAACGTTTTGGGGGTTAAAGAATGCTTCAGATAGGTAATGTGAAAATCGATAATCCGGTTTTTTCGGCCCCTATGGCCGGAATAACTGACAGGGCCTATCGAATACTGGCAAAGCAGGCCGGGTGTGGTTTAGTTTTTTCAGAAATGATTAGTGACCAGGCCCTTTTACATGGAAATCCCCGTACAAATAGACTATTGGATTGTACAGGGGAAAGCGGGCCGATTAGTATGCAGATTTTTGGTGCCGATCCGGATAATATGTCCCGGGCTGCTCAAATTGTCCAAGATCGTGGAGCGGATATTATTGATATAAATATGGGCTGTCCAACACCAAAAATAGTAAAAAACGGTGAGGGAGCAGCGCTTATGAAAAATCCGGAACTAGCTGAAACTATTGTTAGAAAGGTTGTTCAAAATGTAAGCGTACCTGTTACTGTAAAAATGAGGAAGGGTTGGGACGAAGCCTCTGCCAACGCTGTAGAATTTGCACGTCGCATCGAAAGTGCGGGGGCATCGGCTGTCACTGTGCATGGCCGTACCAGGGCACAATTTTACAGTGGGAAAGCTGATTGGGATATCATTAAGAAGGTTAAAGAAAATATATCCATTCCTGTAATCGGTAACGGTGATGTATGGTTTCCTAAAGATGCTGCCCGTATGCTGAGTTATACCGGATGCGACGCAGTAATGATTGGGAGGGCATCTTTGGGAAACCCCTGGGTGTTTAGTTCAACAATCCATTATCTTGAAACCGGAGAAGAACTGCCGGCACCTACCCCTCACGATAAAGTTACCATGGCTTTAAAACATCTCGAACTGCTAGTTGACTTAAAGGGTGAGGTAATAGCCGTCTGGGAAATGCGCAAACATGCAGCTTGGTATACAAAAGGTTTGAGAGATGCATCCCGTTTAAGAGAAAAAATTAACCGAGCAGGATCTTTAAACGAGATTAGGTCTTTGTTAAATGGTTTTATCTTGTCCGAATAATTTTATAATATTTTAGAGGAGTGTGGCTTGCAAAAACTGGCAACCCTTAATAAAATAGAGGTACATATAGTTTTATAATATAACAATATCGATATTAAAAATAGTTAATAAATCTTCTGTTATGTGTTATAAAAAATTTGTCGAGCAAGCATACCTTCGGTTACCTCGAAAGATGTTAAGGCAATATTATTAATAAAGACAAGTATGGAATATGCATTAAACGGGGAAAAATAGGCTTTGCATATATTAGTATTAGGTAGGTATTTAGAACAGGGGGTAAGTAGTTGGAGAAGTTTGCATTTATGATCCATCCTTTAGATATTAGTGATATGTCCAGAAAGTTTAATTTTGCCAAGTACCTACCGGGAAAACTGGTGGAAAAAGCGATCCGTTGTTTGCCGGCGATGAAGGTTTCGCATATCACCGGCGTAGCTTCCGCCTTTAATGAAGCTGAAGGCTGGTTTGTAGCCTGCCCTTTAACTGCCAGGCAAATGATCGAGTTACCGGAGAAATATGTAATCAAAAGAATTATTGCTGCCGGACGGGTTGCCGAAAGGTTGGGAGCAAAGATACTGGGATTGGGCGCCTTTACTTCTGTTGTAGGGGATGCCGGTATAACCGTGGCGAATAACTTAAATATATCAGTAACAACCGGTAACAGTTTTACTGTTGCCACGGCTATTCAGGGGGCTAAAAAAGCTGCTGAATTGATGGGACATAATTTCCAAAATTCGAATATTGTAATTATTGGTGCTACAGGTTCAATTGGAAAAGTATGCACCCAGTATCTGGCCCGAGAAGTTAAAAATCTAACCCTGGTGGCCCGTGACATTTATAAATTAGAGGGACTGGCTAATAAAATTTTATATGATTATGGCTTGGCTGTAAGAGTTACCTCTAATGTTAATAAAGCATTGCGGAATGCAGATGTGATTATTGCAGTAACCAGTGCGGTAGATACGATTATTGGTCCTGAAGACTTAAAACCGGGAGCGGTAATTTGTGATGTCTCCCGCCCGCGAAATGTATCCAGGCAAGTTGCAGAACAAAGGGATGACGTTTTAGTTATTGAGGGTGGTGTGGTTGAGGTCCCCAGTGAAGTGGAGTTTAACCTTGATTTTGGCTTCCCGAAAGGAACTGCCTATGCTTGTATGGCGGAGACTATGATTTTGGCTCTGGAAAGGCGATATGAGTCTTATACTTTAGGAAGGGAATTAACGTTAAAACAAGTTGAAGAGATAGAACGACTGGCTGAAAAACATGGATTTAAAGTGGCCGGTTTTCGAAGCTTTGAAAGGGCAATTTCTAATGAGGAGATAAAAAATATCAGAAACCGGGCAAACATAAAGGCGGCTAAGCAATGTTCGGTTAATAAGATAAATAGTAGTAAGAAATCCTTGACAAAGTAGGAACTGCTTTTTATAATGTTTAGGA includes:
- the panB gene encoding 3-methyl-2-oxobutanoate hydroxymethyltransferase, whose product is MNKQRVTTATFREMKLAKKPITMLTAYDYPVAKMLDACGIDAVLVGDSVGNVVLGYDSTVPVTMDEMVHHVKAVSRAVKRAMVVADMPFLSYHISNEKSLENAGSLMQEAGAQALKLEGGQEICETVRIMVNAGIPVMGHLGLTPQSVHQMGGYRVQGKDEKAAKKLLLDAQALVDAGVFSIVLECVPTPLAKMITEKVEVATIGIGAGPYCDGQVLVTHDMLGLYGGQPPKFVKKFADLHQNIIDAIKAYRVEVQAGDFPTPDYGFNMSQDVLEKLNK
- the panC gene encoding pantoate--beta-alanine ligase, yielding MEICKTIAQTRAYLHRARLNGLTVGLVPTMGYLHEGHLSLMRECKKKCDVVVVSIFVNPLQFGPTEDFAQYPRDLERDARLAETVGADLIFCPEPSEMYLSNHSTFVEVENLTDKMCGKSRPGHFRGVATVVTKLFNIVRPDYAFFGQKDAQQALVIQKMVEDLNMGIEIITVPIVREGDGLAKSSRNVYLSPEERRAAPVLWRSLQAAKAAVKEGERDVMKIQNIVRDTISAEPLAQIDYIEILSIPDLNELTYLNTPVLLALAVRFGKTRLIDNIILEA
- the panD gene encoding aspartate 1-decarboxylase, which gives rise to MFLTMFKSKIHRATVTEANLNYMGSITIDQTLLETAKIYPHEKVQVVNNNNGARFETYVIAGPKDSGVICLNGAAARLVQPGDEVIIIAYTIIDEREARDFKPTVVFVNQDNKVKQITNGENHGEIGRL
- a CDS encoding biotin--[acetyl-CoA-carboxylase] ligase, whose amino-acid sequence is MKNKILTFLKNFESQYISGEEICKSLGVSRTAVWKHIQSLKEEGYIIESQPRKGYCLMETPDRLYPEEVKRGLLTDTIGRDIRYFERVDSTNNIAKDLARQGAAEGTVVVAEEQLGGRGRLGRSWCSPYGKGVWMSVVLRPVVRPEVASQITILTAVAVARAVRSVCSIVPGIKWPNDLYMAGKKLCGILTEMSAEPDRVNYVVVGIGINTSSLGDSAPPEIRNKVTSLADGTGKGVSRIILMQEILRELEICYQSWQVKGFQHILVEWKELCQSLHRSVTVVTLNGTFSGWAEDIDDSGALLLRLSDGRIKKFISGDVCN
- a CDS encoding biotin transporter BioY; this translates as MKFTPRDITLTAMFAALTAIVAVLGRFGVTAIVPFSLQPLVALLAGGILGARLGAVSMLVYVLMGLIGLPVFEKVPFGGPAYVLQPTFGFLIGLIAAAYLTGKFLEGKQDKGFWHYYGAMLIGLAVIYLLGLPYLYAVLNIYLGQIMSVWRVLEIGFIPFIAFDLIKAIISAVIAKLVYKRINPVMEKR
- a CDS encoding ArsR/SmtB family transcription factor yields the protein MVEKNIIKMKAEILKALAHPTRVRILANLREGEKCVCEIIDNLAIEQSNISQHLAVLKKLDLVTFKKDGLKVIYKVKHPQIFQILDLLDNILLEQAENTISILRGLQKPRKQK
- a CDS encoding type III pantothenate kinase encodes the protein MLLVFDVGNTNIVLGLYKGKKLIENWRISTDRCRTVDEYGILLRELFASHNVSAGTVRAIAISSVVPPLMTTLEQTSLKYFKIKPLFVGPGVKTGLPIKYDNPREVGADRIVNAVAGYELYGGPLIIVDFGTATTFCAISEKGEYLGGAIAPGIGISAEALFTRAAKLSRVDIIRPEAAIAKNTINSMQSGIYYGFVGQVKELINRFKQELGENSYVVATGGLASLIAKEANNIDKVDPFLTLTGLRIIYERNM
- the dusB gene encoding tRNA dihydrouridine synthase DusB → MLQIGNVKIDNPVFSAPMAGITDRAYRILAKQAGCGLVFSEMISDQALLHGNPRTNRLLDCTGESGPISMQIFGADPDNMSRAAQIVQDRGADIIDINMGCPTPKIVKNGEGAALMKNPELAETIVRKVVQNVSVPVTVKMRKGWDEASANAVEFARRIESAGASAVTVHGRTRAQFYSGKADWDIIKKVKENISIPVIGNGDVWFPKDAARMLSYTGCDAVMIGRASLGNPWVFSSTIHYLETGEELPAPTPHDKVTMALKHLELLVDLKGEVIAVWEMRKHAAWYTKGLRDASRLREKINRAGSLNEIRSLLNGFILSE
- a CDS encoding shikimate dehydrogenase; this translates as MEKFAFMIHPLDISDMSRKFNFAKYLPGKLVEKAIRCLPAMKVSHITGVASAFNEAEGWFVACPLTARQMIELPEKYVIKRIIAAGRVAERLGAKILGLGAFTSVVGDAGITVANNLNISVTTGNSFTVATAIQGAKKAAELMGHNFQNSNIVIIGATGSIGKVCTQYLAREVKNLTLVARDIYKLEGLANKILYDYGLAVRVTSNVNKALRNADVIIAVTSAVDTIIGPEDLKPGAVICDVSRPRNVSRQVAEQRDDVLVIEGGVVEVPSEVEFNLDFGFPKGTAYACMAETMILALERRYESYTLGRELTLKQVEEIERLAEKHGFKVAGFRSFERAISNEEIKNIRNRANIKAAKQCSVNKINSSKKSLTK